In one window of Miscanthus floridulus cultivar M001 chromosome 12, ASM1932011v1, whole genome shotgun sequence DNA:
- the LOC136497868 gene encoding ubiquitin-like domain-containing protein CIP73, with the protein MATSDVQMQHCAEDSETTIEIKIKTLDSETYNLRVNKCVPVPLLKEKIATVTGILSEQQRLICRGRVLKDDELLSTYHVEDGHTLHLVVRHPGQSATSGNAATEGNTTNSGRRRGPTVARSVVLEAVNVDPGSSELPAFVAQILQSVLGTINAQSSGTSASSDTRPSDPAQSSIPNTVRVELDQQQAPLLFPSEPAHESSQPNVIPDALTTMSQYIDFMRDSFRREGFNLNGQTEGNVESRTAGSTTSVGGTQNQESQPESAALGLHNASLLAENMHSTRQIVVEQAGALLSQLSAQLGDLENVTDPATRRDIQSSAVRMGSLLQNLGSLLLELGRTTMLLRINPSSSEAVVNSGPALYISPSGPNPLMVQPVPFPGRSVQMGTLFSSLGSQGSVLHPRDVDIHVHTSGSMPGANPSESAGAQAHQNVNRPGDASHANIGEAFSGVASGTPFSVESGVRLLPLRTVVAMPAGISRAPSGSSSGGVGIIYPFLTRVRQRANTNGNDERNGQSPNESARSSTHPNQQSIPQSSQTHEAGNLGSPVDVNVGDGSETSPGQQNGLVTLSQIMDFLGSMLPGENVRGNTSSQQSPMASTEQGEGRNLATPEVSGASAEALRFAGMVRQIMPFISQVETQNRSAPPDSSSTPAQAASGSADRARDVPDDSMSSRQHNRDQIDEPNSKRQRTSD; encoded by the exons ATGGCTACTTCAGATGTACAAATGCAACATTGTGCTGAAGATTCCGAGACTACAATCGAGATCAAAATCAAGACCTTGGATTCTGAGACATACAATTTGCGTGTGAATAAATGT GTGCCAGTTCCTCTGTTGAAAGAGAAAATTGCTACTGTAACTGGAATATTGTCTGAACAGCAACGCTTGATTTGTCGTGGGAGAGTCTTGAAGGATGATGAACTCTTGTCTACTTATC ATGTCGAAGATGGTCATACATTACATCTTGTTGTTAGACATCCAGGCCAGTCAGCTACATCTGGAAATGCAGCAACTGAAG GTAACACAACAAATTCTGGCCGTCGTCGTGGACCCACAGTGGCAAGAAGTGTAGTACTTGAGGCTGTTAATGTGGATCCTGGGAGCAGTGAACTCCCAGCTTTTGTTGCGCAG ATTCTCCAAAGCGTGCTTGGAACAATCAATGCACAATCTTCG GGTACATCAGCATCTTCTGACACCAGACCTTCAGATCCTGCACAATCTTCCATCCCAAATACTGTAAGAGTTGAACTCGACCAGCAACAagctcctctgcttttcccgtctgAACCAGCACACGAGTCATCACAACCAAAT GTCATCCCTGATGCTTTGACAACTATGTCTCAGTACATTGACTTTATGAGGGACTCATTTAGGAGGGAGGGCTTTAATCTTAATG GACAAACAGAGGGTAATGTGGAAAGCAGAACTGCAGGAAGTACTACTAGTGTTGGTGGTACTCAAAATCAGGAAAGCCAGCCTGAATCAGCTGCGCTTGGGCTTCATAATGCATCTTTGCTAGCTGAAAATATGCACTCCACTAGGCAAATTGTTGTTGAACAGGCTGGTGCATTGCTGTCT CAACTCTCAGCTCAGCTGGGAGATCTAGAGAATGTAACTGATCCTGCAACACGAAGGGACATTCAAAGTAGTGCAGTTCGCATGGGTTCTCTACTTCAGAACCTTGGTTCTTTGCTTCTGGAACTTGGCCGCACCACAATGCTACTGCGTATAAATCCGTCATCT TCAGAAGCGGTTGTAAACTCTGGACCAGCTCTTTATATATCTCCATCAGGGCCAAATCCTCTTATGGTTCAA CCTGTTCCATTTCCAGGAAGGTCTGTCCAAATGGGTACATTATTTTCCAGTCTTGGTTCGCAAGGATCTGTTCTACATCCGAGAGATGTTGATATCCATGTCCACACAA GTGGGTCCATGCCTGGAGCCAACCCAAGTGAGTCGGCTGGTGCACAAGCACATCAAAATGTGAATAGGCCAGGAGATGCCTCGCATGCAAATATTGGTGAAGCATTTTCAGGGGTTGCAAGTGGCACTCCTTTTTCAGTTGAGTCTGGAGTTAGACTATTGCCACTTAGAACAGTGGTTGCCATGCCTGCAGGCATCAGTCGTGCTCCATCAGGGTCGTCTAGTGGAGGTGTTGGTATTATCTATCCATTTCTCACTCGAGTTCGACAAAGGGCAAACACTAATGGTAATGATGAACGAAATGGTCAATCTCCAAATGAATCTGCTCGTAGTAGCACCCATCCTAATCAGCAATCAATTCCTCAGTCATCTCAAACTCATGAAGCAG GTAATCTGGGATCTCCAGTTGATGTCAATGTTGGAGATGGCTCTGAGACCTCACCTGGGCAGCAGAATGGTCTGGTCACACTCTCTCAGATAATGGACTTTCTTGGATCAATGCTCCCTGGCGAAAATGTTCGAGGAAATACCTCAAGCCAGCAATCACCAATGGCTTCCACCGAGCAGGGAGAGGGTAGAAATCTTGCAACACCAGAAGTGTCAGGAGCCAGTGCGGAGGCCCTACGCTTTGCTGGCATGGTCAGACAAATTATGCCATTTATCTCCCAAGTTGAAACACAGAATCGAAGTGCCCCACCAGACAGCAGCAGCACACCTGCACAG GCTGCATCTGGGAGCGCAGACAGAGCTAGGGATGTCCCAGATGATTCTATGAGTTCTCGTCAACATAACCGCGACCAAATTGATGAGCCTAATTCTAAAAGGCAAAG